The Sphingopyxis fribergensis DNA segment TCGATCCCCCTGTCGGCCCGCGGTCGCGTCCATTAATCTGACGAAGGGTAAGTTACTGACGGGAAGGCCGAAATCGAGTGCCGATTCGCGGCTGGGGGTATGGACCAAAGGCATGGGCCAGGACCGGTCGCACCAGCCGGAAACAGGTAAGCCCCGTCGCATTTCTGCGGCGGGGCTCCCTAGGTTCCGTCCGAAGACAGGAACCAGATTCTACCTTCTCTTTCGATCGGATAGAAACGTGAAACGCGGCGGGCACCAAAAGGTTCCCGCTGCGTTCGATTTTTTAGGTGATTTTCTTCGCGGCGGCCGACCCGAGGACGAGGAACAGGACGACGAGCGCAAGGCCGACGAAGAACAGGATCTTGGCAATACCCGCCGCGGCGCCGGCGACGCCGCCAAAACCCAGAACAGCGGCAAGCAGCGCAATCACTGCAAAGATCAAAGCCCATTTGAACATCCGACGTCTCCTTCGATTACCCAGAGCAGGACGCGCAGCACCGGTTTCGCAAGCCAGCAGAAACAGGCTTTCGAAAGAAGAAACGACCGGCGGCCGCGCCTCAAGTCTCTGATTGATGTGTACGAAGGTGAAACGAGGAATGCGGAGGAAGGTTCCTGCCGTCGCTGCGCGTCCCGAACGATATGCTCTTGCCTATTCGGCTCACGGTGCGTTTATGCGGGCAACGATCGAGGGAGTTTTCATGCATATATCGTCTTTGAACCGGCTGCTTGCGGCGGCCGCATTTGCCTGCCTTATTCCGGCTTCGGCCATCGCCCAACCGGGCGACGCGGCACCGACGCAGGGAACCGCCTGGCTCAACAAACAGATGGCGGCGCTCGCCGAGCGCCACGGCGCCGACGGCTGGCGCGTGACGCCGAGCGGACTGCGCTGGCGCCGGATCGCGGGCGATGGCAGGGGCGCGCACCCCGGCCCGGCCGATAACGTCACCGTCCATTATGTCGGCACCTTTGCCGACGGCCGCGAGTTCGACAGTTCGGTTCGCCGCGGCGAACCGACGAGCTTCCCACTGAATCGCGTCATCGACGGCTGGCAGGAAGGCGTGCAGTTGATGGGCGTCGGCGACAAGGTCGAATTCGCGATTCCCTGGCAGATCGCCTACGGCCCCGACGGCAAGGGTCCGATCCCCGGCGGCGCGACCTTGTTGTTCACGGTCGAGCTTTTGGGCGTCGAGCCGGCCGGTTAAGTCGGCGCGGGCGCCTCAGGAGGCAGCCGCCTTCGCATAGGAGTGGACGTGCAGGCGCGGGAAGACCGCCTCGAGCGGCTTGGTGTCGGGCAGCACATAGACATATCCACCCTTCTTCTGGAAAAGCGGGCGGACGCTCTTGCTGTAGAATAGCGACGGGACGTTGATGCAGCCAAAGGTGATGCGGTTATCCTCGATGTCGGGCGAGAGCATCCGCTGGCGTCGGCGTTCCTTCCGGTTGCCCGTCGGGATCGGATGGAGCGCAACGGACGTGGCATAATCGACCCAGAGCACGCGTTGCTTTCCGGCTGCCATCCCGAATTTGGCGAGGAAGCGTCCTGCGGGCGTCGTCCGCTCGGCGGGGCCGATCTCGGCGAGATTCTTCGAACCGATCCCGGGAGTGGCTTCATCGCCGACCGCGACGCCGATCAAAATCGGAACTTGGCCGAGCGATTTCCCTTGAGCGTCGAACAGCAGGAGCGACGCCGCCTGCTTGTCGACGATGATATAGGGCAAGGCGGCATTGTCTCCCGACGCAGCGACCCAATCGGCGACGCGCGTCGCGGCCTCCGATCGAACGGCTGCGTCTTTGGCTTCCGCTCCCTTTGCTTCCGCCGTCGCCAATTCGCGCGAAGGAGGCGGCTCTGCCGATCGCGCGGACACCGAAGCGGTCAACGCGAACCCTGCAAGCGCAAGACAGACTTTGATCATAGGATGATGCACTCGACTGAAACGGTCGCCGTCGCCCGAAAGCGACGGCGATATAAATCACGGTTGATCAGCGCTTGCCGTCAAAGCGACCTCAGTTGCGCGGCCGCTTCTGCTGCGCCTGCATCCGCTGCTCGATGCCATCGACCCGGCCGGTGAGCTGATCGAGACGCTGACCATTATTCTGCGCCTGCCCCGATGCGGCCTGCGCTTCGGTCAAGGCCTGTTTCGCCGTGGCGTCGGTGGCCTGCAATTGCTGTTCGAGCGCATCGACCCGCTGGCTCACCACCGCGACCTGCTCGCGCACGAAGCCCTTGGTGGCACAGCCGCCCAAAGCCAGCGAGCCGACCAAAATCACCACCGCGGGTGCCAGTTTCTTGACAGATGGGGACATCGAAATTCTCCTATTCGCTAATGCCCCCCTCGCGATCGGTCCAAGCCGAGCGCCGCCGCGCGAACAATGCGATTCTGTCCGGCTGTGCATCGGTTCGGGTGGATGGATGTGGATGGATAACGCCGGCATGTTGCGGCAAGTTCCGGGGCTCAGCGCGCGCTCGCGCGGCCAATCGAACTCGCCGGTTCGCGCATATCGATGTCGGGTTTTGGTGGAGCGGGTAGCGGGAATCGAACCCGCCTAGCTAGCTTGGAAGGCTAGAGCATTACCACTATGCTATACCCGCATCTCCAAGGTCGGCGGCGATTGCCATTTTGCCCGCCCGCAGTCAAGCGACTCATTGAGAACATTTTGGCAACATGCTAAAGCGGTGCCGTGCAGGACGGCGAAGACCATAGCCCCGAGGACGCTGCGGACATTCCGGTCCGCAAGATCATCCACGTCGACATGGATGCCTTTTACGCGTCGGTCGAACAGCGCGACGACCCATCATTGCGCGGCAAACCCGTCGCGGTTGGAGGATCGTCGCGGCGCGGCGTCGTCGCGGCGGCAAGCTATGAGGCGCGCAAATTCGGGGTCCGCTCGGCGATGCCCAGCATCACCGCGAAGCGCCAGTGCCCCGACCTGATCTTCGTGCCGCCGCGCTTCGACGCCTATCGCGAGGTGTCGCACCAGATCCGCGCCATCTTCCACGATTATGCCGACGAGGTCGAGCCGCTGTCGCTCGACGAGGCCTATCTCGACGTCAGCGCCGACAAGGCCGGGCTGGGCAGCGCGACCG contains these protein-coding regions:
- a CDS encoding DUF1328 family protein — its product is MFKWALIFAVIALLAAVLGFGGVAGAAAGIAKILFFVGLALVVLFLVLGSAAAKKIT
- a CDS encoding L,D-transpeptidase, translated to MIKVCLALAGFALTASVSARSAEPPPSRELATAEAKGAEAKDAAVRSEAATRVADWVAASGDNAALPYIIVDKQAASLLLFDAQGKSLGQVPILIGVAVGDEATPGIGSKNLAEIGPAERTTPAGRFLAKFGMAAGKQRVLWVDYATSVALHPIPTGNRKERRRQRMLSPDIEDNRITFGCINVPSLFYSKSVRPLFQKKGGYVYVLPDTKPLEAVFPRLHVHSYAKAAAS
- a CDS encoding FKBP-type peptidyl-prolyl cis-trans isomerase, with product MHISSLNRLLAAAAFACLIPASAIAQPGDAAPTQGTAWLNKQMAALAERHGADGWRVTPSGLRWRRIAGDGRGAHPGPADNVTVHYVGTFADGREFDSSVRRGEPTSFPLNRVIDGWQEGVQLMGVGDKVEFAIPWQIAYGPDGKGPIPGGATLLFTVELLGVEPAG